A single genomic interval of Terriglobus albidus harbors:
- a CDS encoding M23 family metallopeptidase, protein MKKRFYIVFVSRDEQGNLNKVPVPLHYAYIFVAAAVVGLFTIVGLAGSYSRMLIKTARFNQMRQDRESLRQDYARLQKANHEKDVQVASLGALANEVSALYGLTASKLAAASSAKFLSSPSKTTDPTLAPVADNSYFKSLDTFYALRNSASSGLAARVLAPSLQSARLGSLNSLSDWQAIADAPSLWPVMGPITSSFGQREDPILGNGEGEFHKGVDISAPYGTPIRATADGVVENAAFGNGYGREVVIDHGHGLQTVYAHMSGFNVTAGQQVTRGQIIGYAGRTGRSTGSHLHYEVRIRNTPVNPHKYLRESFAGMVKTAGDS, encoded by the coding sequence TTGAAAAAGCGCTTTTACATCGTCTTCGTTTCGCGCGATGAGCAGGGTAATCTCAATAAGGTTCCCGTCCCTCTGCACTACGCTTATATCTTTGTCGCCGCTGCGGTGGTTGGTCTGTTTACCATCGTCGGTCTGGCCGGCTCCTACTCCCGCATGCTGATCAAGACTGCGCGCTTCAACCAGATGAGGCAGGATCGCGAGTCGCTGCGGCAGGATTACGCCCGGCTGCAGAAGGCGAACCACGAGAAGGATGTCCAGGTTGCCTCACTGGGAGCCCTGGCTAATGAAGTCTCCGCTCTGTACGGCCTGACCGCTAGCAAGCTTGCGGCCGCCTCCTCGGCAAAGTTCCTCTCGTCCCCGTCCAAGACGACTGACCCCACCCTGGCTCCTGTGGCTGACAACAGCTACTTCAAGTCTCTGGACACGTTCTACGCTCTGCGCAACTCCGCCTCCTCCGGTCTTGCGGCCCGGGTGCTCGCGCCGTCGCTGCAGTCAGCCCGGCTCGGCAGCCTGAACAGCCTTTCGGACTGGCAGGCCATCGCTGACGCTCCGTCGCTCTGGCCGGTGATGGGACCCATCACCTCAAGCTTTGGCCAGCGGGAAGATCCTATCCTGGGGAACGGTGAAGGCGAGTTCCACAAGGGCGTCGACATCTCGGCTCCCTATGGCACTCCTATCCGCGCTACCGCCGACGGTGTTGTAGAGAATGCGGCCTTCGGCAACGGATATGGCCGTGAGGTCGTCATCGACCACGGTCACGGACTGCAGACCGTCTACGCACACATGTCCGGCTTTAACGTCACTGCCGGCCAGCAGGTCACCCGCGGACAGATCATCGGCTACGCCGGCCGTACCGGCCGCTCGACCGGATCGCACCTTCACTATGAGGTCCGCATCCGCAACACACCGGTCAATCCGCACAAGTATCTGCGCGAGAGCTTCGCCGGCATGGTCAA
- a CDS encoding putative bifunctional diguanylate cyclase/phosphodiesterase, with amino-acid sequence MGICDIPSQSLLSDRELFRARVQEAIDTSRSSGAQVAVFLIDIHRLYEICSSLPEGEAESFLHELASRVRQVCPPDHVAGRIRLDEIVILLSRTSREEVNQVGEALLRTFKIPVSVGMTGDLRLTASIGVSLLPKSNPTVTHLMRRADAALGMARRSTGERLFLYDSAAEEAELRQAELERELRNVLVTGGLYLEFQPIVRLNSGAMTGAETLLRWRTEDGGLIMPGTFVPLAEHAGMMTAIGGWVFREACRQWTTLEGHERLRLAVNVTASQLADPQLLDVVDAAVAETGVNLEEVELEITESTLLREDPRSIQQMYALREMGIKIVVDDFGTGYSSIGYLRRFPVDRLKIDRSFVMNIPESQKDCALTRAVLAMSEHLGIPTVAEGVEREEQRRFLDRHGCSEAQGYLFSPPVKMNVLATLPVLKRV; translated from the coding sequence ATGGGAATCTGTGACATTCCTTCGCAGTCGCTGTTGAGCGATCGCGAGCTCTTTCGCGCACGTGTGCAAGAGGCGATCGATACAAGCCGCTCCAGCGGGGCGCAGGTGGCCGTGTTTTTGATCGACATTCATCGTCTGTACGAAATCTGTTCGTCCCTTCCCGAAGGTGAGGCGGAGAGTTTCCTGCATGAGCTGGCGAGCCGGGTGCGTCAGGTCTGCCCGCCGGATCATGTTGCCGGCCGGATCCGTTTGGATGAGATAGTGATTTTGCTGAGCCGGACCAGCCGGGAAGAGGTGAACCAGGTTGGCGAGGCTCTGCTGCGAACCTTCAAGATTCCGGTATCGGTAGGGATGACCGGTGATCTTCGTCTGACGGCGAGCATTGGCGTGAGCCTGCTGCCGAAGTCGAACCCTACGGTGACTCACCTGATGCGTCGCGCCGATGCGGCGTTGGGTATGGCCCGCCGGTCTACGGGAGAGCGGCTGTTTCTGTATGACTCCGCGGCAGAAGAGGCGGAGCTGCGTCAGGCGGAGCTGGAACGCGAGCTGCGCAATGTGCTGGTCACCGGTGGTCTGTATCTCGAGTTCCAGCCCATTGTGCGTTTAAACAGCGGCGCCATGACCGGGGCCGAGACTCTGTTACGCTGGCGCACCGAAGACGGCGGACTGATCATGCCTGGCACATTTGTGCCCCTGGCGGAGCATGCCGGTATGATGACCGCTATCGGTGGGTGGGTCTTCCGCGAGGCCTGCCGGCAGTGGACGACCCTGGAAGGACATGAGCGTCTGCGTCTGGCCGTCAATGTAACGGCATCGCAACTGGCCGATCCTCAACTGTTAGATGTGGTGGACGCAGCCGTAGCGGAGACGGGGGTCAATCTCGAAGAGGTTGAGCTCGAGATCACCGAAAGCACCCTGTTGCGCGAGGATCCACGCTCGATCCAGCAGATGTATGCCTTGCGCGAGATGGGCATAAAGATTGTGGTTGACGACTTTGGCACCGGATATTCCAGCATCGGATATCTGCGCCGCTTTCCTGTGGATCGCCTGAAGATCGATCGCAGCTTCGTGATGAATATTCCGGAGAGTCAGAAAGATTGTGCTCTGACGCGCGCCGTACTGGCGATGAGCGAACATCTCGGTATTCCCACGGTGGCTGAAGGCGTAGAGCGCGAAGAACAGCGCCGCTTTCTGGATCGGCATGGATGTTCTGAAGCACAGGGATATCTGTTCTCACCTCCGGTCAAAATGAATGTACTGGCAACATTGCCGGTACTGAAACGAGTCTGA
- the thiL gene encoding thiamine-phosphate kinase: MPYGELELIREIRRKSLRNSEFIRFGIGDDAAVLRPRKGEDLVVTTDFSLEDVHFADFHPPFAAGYRCLARGLSDVAAMGGRPLAAFLSLALSPRWAQDRTKTREFLRGLHAVADQFGVVLAGGDTAGAPGKHTVADIIVVGAVPRGKALLRSGARPGDAIYVTGRLGGAAAEFEALRTDPKAFRKVKPDGMHPHLFPQPRIAVGHRLLKLASSCMDVSDGLSTDLLHLCEASGVGASLHADVIPLAPHSTLDQALNGGEDYELLFTSRRSVPRRINGIEITKIGIVTEGKNVSLLQKGRERRLRRGGWQHLTQENR; the protein is encoded by the coding sequence ATGCCATACGGGGAGCTTGAGCTCATACGGGAAATCAGGCGTAAGTCCTTACGTAACAGTGAGTTCATTCGCTTTGGGATCGGCGACGATGCGGCTGTTCTGCGCCCCCGTAAAGGAGAGGATCTGGTGGTTACGACCGACTTCTCTCTGGAAGATGTCCATTTCGCTGATTTCCACCCACCGTTTGCCGCCGGGTATCGCTGCCTTGCACGCGGTCTCAGCGACGTCGCCGCGATGGGTGGACGCCCGCTGGCGGCATTCCTCAGCCTGGCTCTTTCCCCTAGGTGGGCCCAGGACCGGACCAAAACCAGGGAGTTCCTGCGCGGCCTGCATGCGGTCGCAGATCAGTTTGGCGTTGTTCTGGCTGGCGGAGATACTGCCGGTGCTCCAGGAAAGCACACGGTGGCGGACATCATCGTGGTCGGCGCTGTGCCTCGAGGGAAAGCCCTATTAAGGAGTGGAGCCCGGCCGGGGGATGCCATCTATGTCACCGGTCGACTGGGCGGTGCTGCCGCAGAGTTCGAAGCGCTGCGTACTGACCCGAAGGCCTTCCGCAAGGTGAAGCCGGATGGGATGCACCCTCATCTCTTCCCGCAGCCGCGGATTGCGGTGGGACACCGGCTGCTGAAGCTTGCCTCTTCATGTATGGATGTGAGCGATGGTTTGTCTACCGATCTGCTTCATCTTTGCGAGGCCTCCGGCGTTGGGGCTAGTCTTCATGCGGATGTGATACCGTTAGCTCCACACAGCACTCTGGATCAGGCGCTCAACGGCGGTGAGGACTATGAGTTGCTGTTCACCAGCAGACGGTCTGTTCCGCGCAGGATCAACGGAATAGAGATCACGAAGATCGGAATCGTGACCGAGGGAAAGAACGTCTCGCTGCTTCAGAAAGGCCGTGAGCGGCGTCTTCGCCGAGGCGGCTGGCAGCACCTCACCCAGGAAAACAGGTAA